A genomic segment from Lasioglossum baleicum chromosome 5, iyLasBale1, whole genome shotgun sequence encodes:
- the LOC143209090 gene encoding small glutamine-rich tetratricopeptide repeat-containing protein alpha, which translates to MAVKGLVAAIVQFLTQQLEDGDITEESRESLEVAIQCLESAYNVQASDTQTDFNLLEVYKNTAELAKPPIVQEATPEAKAEAERLKNEGNAFMKAEKHQEAIANYTKAIKLNGANAVYYCNRAAAYSKIGNHQQAIKDCNTALSIDPTYSKAYGRLGLAYSSLEKHKEAKASYQKALEMEPDNESYKYNLHVAEEKLAEVVVTNPNLVDMMHRAVADPAFLNAMRNLIRGNGEQGAGGQMDAFFETGQQVVQLIQNSNPELIESLIRQIGRNSNDPEPPQQN; encoded by the exons ATGGCTGTCAAAGGACTGGTCGCAGCAATTGTTCAGTTTCTAACCCAACAATTGGAGGATGGAGACATCACTGAAGAATCTAGAGAGAGTCTCGAAGTAGCGATACAATGCTTGGAAAGCGCGTATAACGTGCAAGCCTCAGATACTCAAACAGATTTTAATTTACTCGAAGTTTACAAAAACACAGCCGAGCTTGCGAAACCTCCCATAGTACAGGAGGCCACACCTGAAGCAAAAGCGGAAGCagaaagattaaaaaacgaaggAAATGCTTTCATGAAGGCTGAGAAACACCAAGAAGCTATTGCTAACTATACAAA GGCAATCAAATTGAATGGCGCGAATGCAGTATATTACTGCAACCGTGCGGCGGCGTACAGCAAAATTGGCAATCACCAACAAGCAATTAAAGATTGCAATACTGCGCTCAGCATCGATCCTACTTACAGCAAAGCGTACGGTCGATTAGGATTAGCATACTCTAGTCTGGAGAAACATAAAGAAGCTAAAGCTAGCTATCAGAAAGCTTTAGAAATGGAGCCTGATAACGAGAGTTATAAGTACAATTTACACGTGGCCGAAGAGAAACTAGCAGAGGTAGTTGTAACCAATCCGAATCTCGTGGACATGATGCATCGCGCGGTAGCCGATCCAGCTTTCCTTAATGCAATGAGGAATCTCATAAGAGGAAACGGAGAACAAGGAGCGGGTGGACAAATGGATGCATTTTTCGAAAC tGGTCAACAAGTAGTACAACTAATACAAAATTCCAATCCGGAATTGATCGAATCCTTGATACGACAAATTGGCAGAAACTCAAACGATCCTGAACCACCGCAACAGAATTAA